A DNA window from Allokutzneria albata contains the following coding sequences:
- a CDS encoding GGDEF domain-containing protein produces the protein MRNLKTVVLVVLGTLVAVMVALHLSDLPPRESWRVSKLLQLGLALVAVAGFAITAVRASGVDRYWRVSMAVAAAIRLTFCVWYVSNDLSGGTLKPVFTLAPAPFAASTLFTLGAVLALIRYGGSPSCHVTPRDWRVFWLDALIITSSAVMLTWVTVLQPAFDASRPVVSPLILLTRPIEFIVLVVILIALSCKRQEARRTAMLLMCLGFFAQVSGSWAVGYLIPKGVPLETTRFLADIGFVTAEALYAITPWIAVRGGNSSAPRRPGLADHMLFIAPYLPVLVTLMFIGVATAVGVGMSPEEIYIALGVVAVILLRQFMTMVDNERLLRRLWDHQRTLRHQAYHDPLTGLANRAAFREELDRLLAHPGTEPAVLFVDLDDFKRVNDQYGHAVGDRVLCGIAARLREAVREPDLAARLGGDEFGVLLAEPGQRCDEVGAKLLAELSKPYRVDGVEHTVRASIGLASAADVRHAEDRADHLLRLADSAMYLAKNRGKGSMAVHTAT, from the coding sequence ATGAGGAACCTGAAAACCGTGGTGCTCGTGGTGCTCGGGACGCTGGTCGCCGTGATGGTCGCGCTCCACCTCTCCGACCTGCCGCCGCGTGAGTCCTGGCGGGTGTCCAAGCTGCTGCAGCTCGGGCTCGCCCTCGTCGCGGTCGCCGGTTTCGCGATCACCGCCGTGCGCGCGTCCGGTGTCGACCGGTACTGGCGGGTGAGCATGGCGGTCGCCGCTGCGATCCGGCTGACCTTCTGCGTCTGGTACGTCTCCAACGACCTCAGCGGCGGCACCCTGAAGCCCGTCTTCACGCTCGCGCCTGCCCCCTTCGCCGCGAGCACCCTGTTCACCCTGGGCGCGGTGCTGGCCCTGATCCGTTACGGCGGTTCGCCGTCCTGCCACGTCACGCCGCGGGACTGGCGGGTGTTCTGGCTGGACGCGTTGATCATCACGAGCTCGGCGGTCATGCTCACCTGGGTCACCGTGCTGCAGCCCGCCTTCGACGCGAGCCGGCCCGTGGTCAGCCCGCTCATCCTGCTCACCAGGCCGATCGAGTTCATCGTGCTCGTGGTGATCCTGATCGCCCTCTCCTGCAAGCGGCAGGAGGCGCGGCGGACCGCGATGTTGTTGATGTGCTTGGGTTTCTTCGCCCAGGTCAGTGGTTCCTGGGCGGTCGGCTACCTGATCCCCAAGGGGGTCCCGCTCGAGACGACGCGCTTCCTGGCCGACATCGGCTTCGTGACGGCCGAGGCGCTGTACGCGATCACGCCCTGGATCGCGGTGCGCGGCGGGAACAGCTCCGCGCCGCGCCGGCCCGGTCTCGCCGACCACATGCTCTTCATCGCGCCGTACCTGCCGGTGCTCGTCACCCTGATGTTCATCGGCGTGGCCACCGCTGTCGGCGTCGGCATGAGTCCGGAGGAGATCTACATCGCGCTGGGGGTCGTCGCGGTGATCCTGCTCCGGCAGTTCATGACGATGGTCGACAACGAGCGCCTGCTCCGCCGCCTGTGGGACCACCAGCGAACACTCCGCCATCAGGCCTACCACGACCCGTTGACCGGGTTGGCGAACCGCGCGGCGTTCCGCGAGGAGCTGGATCGGTTGTTGGCCCATCCCGGCACCGAACCGGCGGTGCTGTTCGTCGACCTCGACGACTTCAAGCGCGTCAACGACCAGTACGGCCACGCCGTCGGAGACCGGGTGCTGTGCGGGATCGCGGCGCGGCTGCGCGAAGCGGTGCGGGAGCCCGACCTTGCCGCGCGGCTCGGCGGGGACGAGTTCGGGGTGCTGCTGGCCGAGCCGGGGCAGCGGTGCGACGAAGTCGGCGCGAAACTGCTCGCCGAGCTGTCCAAGCCCTACCGCGTCGACGGCGTCGAGCACACGGTGCGCGCCAGCATCGGGCTGGCCAGCGCCGCCGACGTGCGGCACGCCGAGGACCGCGCCGACCACCTGCTCCGCCTCGCCGACAGCGCGATGTACCTGGCGAAGAACCGCGGGAAGGGGAGTATGGCCGTCCACACCGCGACGTAG
- a CDS encoding response regulator, translated as MIRVLVADDQAAARTGLRLLLDGEPDIEVVGEAADGHDVVALTERRRPDVVFTDLRMPRMDGLTAISQVCALSPAPAVIALTTFDTDEYLFGALQAGAVGFVLKDSEPALFVNAVRAAHQGQGLIDPQVTRRVVRRFAQTSPRPATAELAELTPREVDVLRSLARGLSNAEIAEDLFISAGTVKVHIARVLAKLGVATRVQAVIYAHRHGLVTWD; from the coding sequence ATGATTCGCGTGCTGGTCGCCGACGACCAGGCCGCCGCCCGCACGGGGCTGCGGCTGCTGCTCGACGGCGAACCGGACATCGAGGTGGTCGGCGAGGCCGCGGACGGCCACGACGTGGTCGCGCTGACCGAGCGCCGCCGCCCCGACGTGGTCTTCACCGACCTGCGGATGCCGAGGATGGACGGGCTCACCGCGATCAGCCAGGTGTGTGCGCTCAGCCCCGCGCCCGCGGTGATCGCGCTGACCACGTTCGACACCGACGAGTACCTGTTCGGCGCCCTGCAGGCCGGGGCGGTCGGCTTCGTGCTCAAGGACAGTGAGCCCGCGTTGTTCGTCAACGCCGTCCGCGCCGCCCACCAGGGGCAGGGCCTGATCGATCCGCAGGTCACGCGGCGGGTGGTGCGCCGGTTCGCCCAGACGTCGCCGCGCCCGGCGACCGCCGAGCTGGCCGAGCTGACGCCGAGGGAGGTCGACGTGCTGCGCAGCCTCGCCCGCGGGCTGAGCAACGCCGAGATCGCCGAGGACCTGTTCATCAGCGCGGGCACGGTGAAGGTGCACATCGCCAGGGTGCTGGCCAAGCTCGGGGTGGCCACCAGGGTCCAGGCGGTGATCTACGCGCACCGGCACGGGCTCGTGACCTGGGACTGA
- a CDS encoding sensor histidine kinase has protein sequence MRTPAFRFWSRMSPWTRDVALAVLAAGITIGLPALDYLVLGVNDPPSGIAQRGWPWLLLVLAASAPLALSRRFPLSSIIATALLTLLSVIIGHNLSPWPVMIAAYVVAYHCERRRLPVLVVGAPVWMLTVVVFTSGAPRPSDVFYAIGFALMPISIGYALRVQRDYAIQLQRVHVAEQQRARAEERARIARDVHDVAGHHLSAIRLRAMGGRREADGADALRTVAELSAEALSEIRGLIEVLRDDEPRLSELPALATRLSCPSLTVTVKVDELPGLPDRLQGCAYRIVQEALTNVIRHSGASTAAVHVRMAGADVVITVADDGAGADTVREGNGLRGMRERAEQLGGSVVAGPRGPRGWLVNATLPVNRGLG, from the coding sequence ATGCGGACTCCCGCTTTCCGGTTCTGGAGCCGGATGTCGCCGTGGACGCGCGATGTCGCGCTCGCGGTGCTGGCGGCCGGGATCACGATCGGTCTGCCCGCGCTCGACTACCTCGTCCTCGGCGTGAACGACCCGCCGAGCGGCATCGCGCAGCGGGGGTGGCCGTGGCTGCTGCTCGTGCTCGCCGCCTCCGCGCCGCTCGCCCTGAGCAGGCGGTTCCCGCTCTCCTCGATCATCGCCACCGCCCTGCTCACGCTGCTCTCGGTGATCATCGGGCACAACCTGTCGCCGTGGCCGGTGATGATCGCCGCCTACGTGGTCGCCTACCACTGCGAACGCCGCCGGCTCCCGGTGCTGGTCGTCGGCGCGCCGGTGTGGATGCTGACCGTCGTTGTCTTCACCAGCGGTGCCCCACGGCCCTCCGACGTGTTCTACGCCATCGGGTTCGCGCTGATGCCGATCTCTATCGGATACGCGCTGCGGGTGCAGCGCGACTACGCGATCCAGTTGCAGCGGGTGCACGTAGCGGAGCAGCAACGGGCGCGGGCGGAGGAACGGGCGCGGATCGCGCGGGACGTGCACGACGTCGCGGGGCACCACCTCAGCGCGATCCGGTTGCGGGCCATGGGAGGGCGCAGGGAGGCCGATGGGGCGGACGCGCTGCGCACGGTCGCGGAGCTGTCGGCCGAGGCGCTCAGCGAGATCCGCGGTCTCATCGAGGTGCTGCGCGATGACGAGCCGCGACTGAGCGAACTCCCCGCGTTGGCGACGCGGCTGAGCTGCCCCTCCTTGACGGTTACCGTCAAGGTCGACGAGCTGCCCGGCCTGCCGGACCGGCTGCAGGGCTGCGCGTACCGGATCGTCCAGGAGGCGCTGACCAACGTGATCCGGCACTCCGGGGCGAGCACCGCGGCGGTCCACGTCCGGATGGCCGGCGCGGATGTGGTGATCACCGTGGCGGACGACGGCGCCGGTGCCGATACGGTGCGGGAAGGGAACGGGCTGCGCGGCATGCGGGAACGCGCCGAGCAGCTCGGCGGCTCCGTGGTCGCGGGGCCGCGCGGTCCACGCGGGTGGCTGGTCAACGCCACCCTGCCGGTGAATCGAGGACTGGGATGA
- a CDS encoding sensor histidine kinase — protein sequence MRLRGSLARQLFGLQLLIVLALLGAVAAVTIAQSHATFRDTEGGRLLSVAEDVAATAGVRSGAADELRRSWLLPPFAESARALSGADFVIITDAAGTVLTSPDPAQIGEKLSAEGSTALAGRAWVGVVGAALVAHVPVISDAGRVLGLVAVGRAQPSTWETITSSPGDLLVYLGIAAVIGLGGSLVVSWWIKRQTLGLEPREITGLVEHREAMLRGVREGVLGLDQQNRITLVNDQALRLLNLSADCVGRPVDSLELNERLRDVLAGRTAGQDEIALRRGRVLTMNRMPVSVHGQPIGAVITMRDRTELAALRHELDVHRQTTDTLRAQAHEFTNQLHTISGLIELGEYDEVVRYVTRASRTHEAWSAEVVAKVADPALAALLIAKASLAAEHGVGLRLSEDSGIGELDDALSADLVTVVGNLVDNALDALPGTGGGWVEVDLRQTDAEVLVRVRDSGPGVAPEIAEEVFRNGFTTKVAELGDQTYRQRGIGLALTRQICVRRGGEVSVRNDGGAVFSARLGLSAAGGSR from the coding sequence GTGCGTTTGCGTGGGTCGCTCGCCCGGCAGCTGTTCGGACTGCAGCTGCTGATCGTGCTCGCCCTGCTCGGGGCGGTCGCCGCGGTCACCATCGCGCAGTCGCACGCCACGTTCCGCGACACCGAGGGCGGCAGGCTGCTCTCGGTCGCCGAGGACGTCGCCGCGACCGCCGGGGTGCGTTCGGGCGCGGCGGACGAGCTGCGCCGCTCCTGGCTGCTGCCGCCGTTCGCGGAGAGCGCCCGCGCGCTGTCCGGGGCCGACTTCGTGATCATCACCGATGCCGCGGGGACCGTGCTGACCTCGCCGGACCCCGCGCAGATCGGCGAAAAGCTGTCCGCGGAGGGCTCAACGGCGCTCGCCGGGCGGGCCTGGGTCGGCGTCGTCGGTGCCGCGCTGGTCGCGCACGTCCCGGTGATCAGCGACGCCGGACGCGTGCTCGGCCTCGTCGCGGTCGGCCGGGCGCAGCCGAGCACCTGGGAGACGATCACCTCCTCCCCCGGCGACCTGCTGGTCTACCTGGGCATCGCCGCCGTGATCGGGCTCGGCGGCTCGCTGGTGGTGTCCTGGTGGATCAAACGGCAGACCCTGGGCCTGGAACCGAGGGAGATCACCGGGCTGGTCGAGCACCGCGAGGCCATGCTGCGCGGGGTGCGGGAGGGCGTGCTCGGCCTCGACCAGCAGAACCGGATCACCCTGGTCAACGACCAGGCGCTGCGGCTGCTGAACCTGTCGGCGGACTGCGTGGGGCGGCCGGTGGACTCGTTGGAGCTGAACGAGCGGCTGCGCGACGTGCTCGCCGGACGGACGGCCGGGCAGGACGAGATCGCGCTGCGCAGGGGCAGGGTGCTCACCATGAACCGGATGCCGGTCTCCGTGCACGGGCAGCCGATCGGCGCGGTGATCACCATGCGGGACCGCACCGAGCTGGCCGCGCTGCGCCACGAACTGGACGTGCACCGGCAGACCACGGACACGCTCCGGGCGCAGGCCCACGAGTTCACCAACCAGCTGCACACGATCTCCGGGCTGATCGAGCTGGGCGAGTACGACGAGGTCGTGCGCTACGTGACGCGGGCGAGCCGGACGCACGAGGCGTGGTCGGCGGAGGTCGTGGCGAAGGTGGCCGATCCGGCGCTCGCCGCGCTGCTGATCGCCAAGGCCAGTCTGGCCGCCGAGCACGGGGTCGGGCTGCGGCTGAGCGAGGACAGCGGGATCGGCGAACTCGACGACGCGCTGTCCGCGGACCTGGTGACCGTGGTGGGCAACCTGGTCGACAACGCGCTGGACGCGCTGCCCGGCACCGGCGGCGGCTGGGTGGAGGTCGACCTGCGGCAGACCGACGCGGAGGTGCTGGTGCGGGTGCGCGATTCCGGGCCCGGCGTCGCCCCGGAGATCGCCGAGGAGGTCTTCCGGAACGGGTTCACCACGAAGGTCGCCGAACTCGGCGACCAGACCTACCGCCAGCGGGGCATCGGCCTGGCGCTGACCCGGCAGATCTGCGTCCGGCGGGGCGGCGAGGTCTCGGTGCGCAACGATGGCGGTGCCGTCTTCTCGGCGCGACTGGGGCTCTCGGCTGCTGGAGGTTCGCGGTGA
- a CDS encoding response regulator produces the protein MIRVLVVDDDFMVAKVHSGYVGRTPGFEVVGVAHTGEDAVRKVESLRPDLVLLDIYLPDRDGLEVLREVRALGGDTDVIVVSAARDVDTVRSAMRGGVLHYLIKPFTYAALRAQLEHLSVVRQQQSTMDQSTVDQMFGGRPAAGPTMPKGLTRETAGLVERVLRECPGDLSASECAEATELSRVSARRYLEHFVSSGRAEVGLRYGTTGRPERRYRWRA, from the coding sequence GTGATCAGGGTGCTCGTCGTCGACGACGACTTCATGGTGGCCAAGGTGCACAGCGGCTACGTCGGCCGCACCCCCGGCTTCGAGGTGGTCGGCGTCGCGCACACCGGGGAGGACGCCGTGCGCAAGGTCGAGTCGCTGCGGCCGGACCTGGTGCTGCTGGACATCTACCTGCCGGACCGGGACGGGCTGGAGGTGCTGCGCGAGGTGCGCGCGCTCGGCGGGGACACCGACGTCATCGTGGTGAGCGCGGCGCGCGACGTGGACACGGTCCGCTCGGCCATGCGCGGCGGAGTGCTGCACTACCTGATCAAACCGTTCACCTATGCCGCTCTGCGCGCCCAGCTGGAGCACCTTTCCGTTGTGCGCCAGCAACAGTCCACAATGGATCAGTCCACAGTGGACCAGATGTTCGGCGGGCGGCCGGCAGCGGGCCCCACGATGCCCAAGGGGCTCACGCGGGAGACCGCCGGGCTGGTCGAGCGGGTGCTGCGCGAGTGCCCCGGAGACCTGTCCGCGTCGGAGTGCGCCGAGGCCACGGAGCTGTCCAGGGTGAGCGCTCGGCGCTACCTCGAACACTTCGTCAGCTCCGGCCGCGCCGAGGTGGGCCTGCGCTACGGCACCACCGGGCGGCCGGAACGCCGCTACCGGTGGCGCGCGTAG
- a CDS encoding SigE family RNA polymerase sigma factor, whose translation MAADRDSEFAEYMESRANVMRRTAYLLCGDWHRAEDLVQIALTKIYVAWPKLNRNGSVDAYSRQVLVRSAIDESRRAFRRRETPVDALPDVPADSRRLDEAMDVRKALAALPAGQRAAVVLRYWEDLSVEETARAMRCTQGTVKSQAAKGLAALRKLLSHTEVFDNPAGKTVFEEQR comes from the coding sequence GTGGCCGCTGATCGCGACAGCGAGTTCGCCGAGTACATGGAGAGCCGGGCGAACGTCATGCGTCGCACGGCCTATCTGCTGTGCGGTGACTGGCACCGGGCCGAGGATCTTGTTCAGATCGCGCTGACCAAGATCTACGTTGCGTGGCCGAAGCTGAACCGCAACGGCTCGGTGGACGCGTACTCGCGGCAGGTGCTGGTGCGCAGCGCCATCGACGAGTCACGACGGGCGTTCCGCAGGCGGGAGACCCCCGTGGACGCGCTGCCCGACGTGCCGGCCGACTCCCGGCGGCTGGACGAGGCGATGGACGTGCGCAAGGCGCTGGCGGCGCTGCCGGCCGGACAGCGCGCGGCCGTCGTGCTGCGCTACTGGGAGGACCTCTCCGTCGAGGAGACCGCGCGCGCGATGCGGTGCACACAGGGAACGGTCAAGAGCCAGGCGGCGAAGGGACTCGCCGCGCTGCGCAAGCTGCTGTCCCACACCGAGGTCTTCGACAACCCTGCCGGCAAGACCGTTTTCGAGGAGCAGCGATGA
- the purM gene encoding phosphoribosylformylglycinamidine cyclo-ligase: protein MIAHTDSQKATYAAAGVDIEAGDEAVEQLKPWAEKATRPEVLDGIGGFAGLFKLKLDRWKEPVLASSTDGVGTKLAVAQAMDIHDTVGIDLVAMVVDDLVVCGAEPLFLQDYIAVGKVVPERIAQLVKGIADGCVQAGCALMGGETAEHPGLMAPDHYDMSATGVGVVEADAVLGPDKVKPGDVVIAMGASGLHSNGYSLARHVLLEIARMPLTGHVEELGRTLGEELLEPTRIYAKDCLALAAETDVRTFAHVTGGGLAGNLARVVPQGLAAELDRGTWTPAPLYALIAQRGRVEREEMERTFNMGVGMVAVVAAEDTDRALAVLTARHVPAWVIGEVGKTTDSDAPRALLRGDHPRF, encoded by the coding sequence GTGATCGCCCACACGGACAGCCAGAAGGCCACCTACGCCGCGGCCGGGGTGGACATCGAGGCAGGTGACGAGGCAGTCGAGCAGCTCAAGCCCTGGGCGGAGAAGGCGACCCGGCCCGAGGTGCTGGACGGCATCGGCGGCTTCGCCGGTCTGTTCAAGCTGAAGCTGGACCGCTGGAAGGAGCCGGTGCTGGCGTCCTCGACGGACGGCGTCGGCACCAAGCTCGCGGTGGCGCAGGCGATGGACATCCACGACACCGTCGGCATCGACCTGGTGGCGATGGTCGTGGACGACCTGGTGGTCTGCGGCGCCGAACCGTTGTTCCTGCAGGACTACATCGCGGTCGGCAAGGTGGTCCCGGAGCGGATCGCCCAGCTCGTCAAGGGCATCGCGGACGGCTGCGTGCAGGCAGGCTGCGCGCTGATGGGCGGGGAGACCGCCGAGCACCCCGGCCTGATGGCGCCCGACCACTACGACATGTCCGCGACCGGCGTCGGTGTCGTCGAGGCCGACGCGGTGCTCGGCCCGGACAAGGTCAAGCCCGGCGACGTGGTGATCGCGATGGGTGCCTCCGGCCTGCACTCCAACGGCTACTCGCTGGCCAGGCACGTGCTGCTGGAGATCGCCAGGATGCCGCTGACCGGGCACGTCGAGGAGCTGGGCCGCACGCTCGGCGAGGAGCTGCTCGAACCGACCCGGATCTACGCCAAGGACTGCCTCGCGCTGGCGGCTGAGACCGACGTCCGCACGTTCGCGCACGTCACCGGCGGTGGCCTGGCGGGCAACCTGGCCAGGGTCGTCCCGCAGGGCCTGGCCGCCGAGCTGGACCGCGGCACCTGGACCCCCGCGCCGCTCTACGCCCTGATCGCCCAGCGCGGCCGGGTGGAGCGCGAGGAGATGGAGCGCACCTTCAACATGGGCGTCGGCATGGTCGCGGTGGTCGCGGCCGAGGACACCGACCGCGCGCTCGCCGTGCTGACCGCGCGGCACGTCCCCGCCTGGGTCATCGGCGAGGTCGGCAAGACCACCGACTCCGACGCCCCCCGCGCACTCCTGCGCGGCGACCACCCCCGCTTCTGA
- the purF gene encoding amidophosphoribosyltransferase, with the protein MLTDPTPSDSATPDAHQYDDPERDIPREECGVFGVWAPGEEVAKLTFYGLYALQHRGQEAAGISVGDGAKVVVFKELGLVSQVFDEQVLSSLRGHVAVGHTRYSTTGSTTWENAQPTFRTTATGSGLALGHNGNLVNTAELLLRCKELGVKATAGASSDSDLMCGLLAAAAADTGIEQAALELLPTLRGAFSLVFSDESTLYAARDPQGVRPLCLGRLERGWVVASETAALDIVGASFVREVEPGELLAIDADGLRSTRFANPEPKGCIFEYVYLARPDTAISGRSVHATRVAIGRKLAEEHPVEADLVIPVPESGTPAAIGYAQASGIPYGSGLVKNAYVGRTFIQPSQTIRQLGIRLKLNPLREVIRGKRLVVVDDSIVRGNTQRALVRMLREAGAVEVHVRIASPPVKWPCFYGIDFASPAELVANGLDLDGVRRSIGSDSLGYVSLEALVAATEQPRTRLCSACFDGEYPIPLPDDMKIGKHLLEGIEKGVAGPAAPVSPSGYGAQDALQRP; encoded by the coding sequence GTGCTCACCGACCCGACCCCATCGGATTCGGCCACACCCGACGCGCACCAGTACGACGATCCCGAGCGGGACATCCCGCGCGAGGAATGCGGTGTCTTCGGCGTCTGGGCCCCCGGTGAAGAGGTGGCGAAGCTCACCTTCTACGGCCTCTACGCACTCCAGCACCGCGGCCAGGAGGCGGCGGGCATCTCCGTCGGCGACGGCGCCAAGGTGGTCGTCTTCAAGGAGTTGGGCCTGGTCAGCCAGGTCTTCGACGAGCAGGTGCTGTCCTCGCTGCGCGGTCACGTCGCGGTCGGGCACACCCGCTACTCCACGACCGGCTCCACCACGTGGGAGAACGCCCAGCCCACGTTCCGCACCACCGCGACCGGCAGCGGCCTCGCGCTCGGCCACAACGGCAACCTGGTGAACACCGCCGAACTGCTCCTGCGGTGCAAGGAGCTGGGCGTCAAGGCCACCGCGGGCGCCAGCAGCGACTCCGACCTGATGTGCGGACTGCTCGCGGCCGCCGCCGCGGACACCGGCATCGAACAGGCCGCGCTCGAACTGCTGCCCACCCTGCGCGGCGCGTTCTCCCTGGTCTTCTCCGACGAGTCCACCCTGTACGCGGCCCGCGACCCGCAGGGCGTGCGCCCGCTGTGCCTCGGCCGCCTGGAGCGCGGCTGGGTGGTGGCCAGCGAGACCGCGGCGCTGGACATCGTCGGCGCGTCCTTCGTCCGCGAGGTCGAGCCGGGCGAGCTGCTGGCGATCGACGCCGACGGCCTGCGCTCGACCCGCTTCGCCAACCCCGAGCCCAAGGGCTGCATCTTCGAGTACGTCTACCTGGCCCGCCCGGACACCGCGATCTCCGGCCGCTCGGTGCACGCGACCCGGGTGGCGATCGGCCGCAAGCTGGCCGAGGAGCACCCGGTCGAGGCGGACCTGGTCATCCCGGTCCCGGAGTCCGGCACCCCGGCCGCGATCGGCTACGCGCAGGCCTCCGGCATCCCGTACGGCTCCGGCCTGGTGAAGAACGCCTACGTCGGGCGCACCTTCATCCAGCCCTCGCAGACCATCCGCCAGCTCGGCATCCGGCTCAAGCTCAACCCGCTGCGCGAGGTGATCCGCGGCAAGCGCCTGGTCGTCGTGGACGACTCGATCGTGCGCGGCAACACCCAGCGCGCGCTGGTCCGGATGCTGCGCGAGGCGGGTGCGGTCGAGGTGCACGTGCGGATCGCCTCGCCGCCGGTCAAGTGGCCCTGCTTCTACGGCATCGACTTCGCCTCGCCCGCGGAGCTGGTGGCCAACGGGCTGGACCTGGACGGCGTGCGGCGCTCGATCGGCTCCGACTCGCTCGGCTACGTCTCGCTGGAGGCGCTGGTTGCGGCGACCGAGCAGCCGAGGACGCGGCTGTGCTCCGCCTGCTTCGACGGCGAGTACCCGATCCCGCTGCCGGACGACATGAAGATCGGCAAACACCTGCTCGAAGGCATCGAGAAGGGCGTCGCCGGACCGGCGGCCCCGGTCTCCCCCAGCGGCTACGGTGCCCAGGACGCACTGCAGCGCCCCTGA
- a CDS encoding VanZ family protein gives MRHLNRDLDLFERIFGNPKVALAALVGCLVLGAVGFALGWLLGWRRIASALSLASLGGVLAATLVRSGNRYSADTLGEAWAMCRHNDFSLTGSWARLNFVMLMPFAFFGVLAVRRFLPVALACIGLAVGIELYQGLSGLGACETQDMLNNAVGGLLAAGVAWLLTGKDRWSGRRHRTTTPPESPQHWASIST, from the coding sequence ATGCGGCACCTGAACCGCGACCTCGACCTGTTCGAGCGCATCTTCGGCAACCCCAAGGTGGCTCTGGCCGCGCTCGTCGGCTGCCTGGTGCTCGGTGCCGTCGGGTTCGCGCTCGGCTGGCTGCTGGGCTGGCGCAGGATCGCCAGCGCGCTCTCGCTGGCCTCGCTGGGCGGGGTGCTCGCCGCGACCCTGGTGCGCAGCGGCAACCGGTACAGCGCGGACACGCTCGGCGAGGCGTGGGCCATGTGCAGGCACAACGACTTCTCGCTCACCGGCTCGTGGGCCCGGCTGAACTTCGTGATGCTGATGCCGTTCGCCTTCTTCGGGGTGCTCGCCGTGCGGCGGTTCCTGCCGGTCGCCCTCGCCTGCATCGGCCTCGCCGTGGGCATCGAGCTCTACCAGGGGCTGTCCGGGCTCGGCGCGTGCGAGACGCAGGACATGCTCAACAACGCGGTCGGCGGGCTGCTCGCCGCGGGAGTCGCGTGGCTGCTCACCGGAAAAGACCGGTGGAGTGGCCGGAGGCACCGGACGACCACTCCACCGGAGTCACCTCAGCACTGGGCTTCGATTTCCACCTGA
- a CDS encoding MFS transporter, which translates to MTEQESVRSEQGERPSFRRLAVACGVGTSLEYYDFFVYGTASALVFGTLFFRAQDPLVATILAFSTFAVGFLVRPLGAIVFGHFGDRLGRRRMLVLSLGLMGVTTALMGLLPTYAAIGVAAPLILVLLRVVHGFSVGGEAGGAALMAVEHAPPGKRGLYGSLVTIGSPMGAFLANGSFALVMLLPPEDVLSWGWRIPFLAGVLVVLVGVFARRKLHETPVFQDLTEKKATERLPLMTVLRKEGKQVLLTAGVNLGFNAFVFILFVFLLTYGKEALKLPSWVMLVATLVGCVVSVACIVGFCALTDRIGRRPVMLSGAIFCVLYPFPLFWMVDTGNHALIILAVTLGFAGSSAIFGPMLSYFSELFGAAHRYTGVGIGYQLGAVLGGGFSPLIATALLKAGGGSMAVAAYVGAASLISVGCLLALPETVRRA; encoded by the coding sequence GTGACGGAACAGGAGAGCGTGCGAAGCGAACAGGGCGAGCGGCCGTCGTTCCGGCGGCTCGCCGTCGCCTGCGGTGTCGGAACCTCCTTGGAGTACTACGACTTCTTCGTCTACGGCACAGCGTCGGCGCTGGTGTTCGGCACCCTGTTCTTCCGGGCGCAGGACCCGCTCGTCGCGACGATCCTGGCGTTCTCCACCTTCGCCGTCGGCTTCCTCGTGCGCCCGCTCGGCGCCATCGTGTTCGGCCACTTCGGCGACCGCCTCGGGCGACGGCGGATGCTCGTGCTCAGCCTCGGCCTCATGGGCGTGACCACCGCGCTCATGGGCCTGTTGCCGACCTACGCGGCGATCGGCGTCGCGGCCCCGCTGATCCTGGTCCTGCTGCGCGTCGTGCACGGCTTCTCGGTGGGCGGTGAAGCGGGCGGCGCCGCGCTGATGGCCGTCGAGCACGCCCCGCCGGGCAAGCGCGGGCTCTACGGCAGCCTCGTCACGATCGGCTCCCCGATGGGCGCCTTCCTGGCCAACGGCTCCTTCGCGCTGGTGATGCTGCTGCCTCCGGAGGACGTGCTCTCCTGGGGGTGGCGGATCCCGTTCCTCGCGGGCGTGCTCGTCGTGCTCGTCGGCGTCTTCGCCCGCCGCAAGCTGCACGAGACCCCGGTGTTCCAGGACCTGACGGAGAAGAAGGCCACCGAGCGGTTGCCGCTGATGACCGTGCTGCGCAAGGAGGGCAAGCAGGTCCTGCTCACCGCGGGCGTGAACCTGGGCTTCAACGCCTTCGTCTTCATCCTGTTCGTCTTCCTGCTCACCTACGGCAAGGAAGCGCTGAAGCTGCCGAGCTGGGTCATGCTCGTCGCCACCCTGGTCGGCTGCGTGGTCTCGGTGGCCTGCATCGTCGGGTTCTGCGCGCTCACCGACCGCATCGGCAGGCGCCCGGTGATGCTGTCCGGGGCGATCTTCTGCGTGCTGTACCCGTTCCCGCTGTTCTGGATGGTGGACACGGGGAACCACGCGCTGATCATCCTCGCGGTGACCCTCGGCTTCGCCGGTTCCTCGGCGATCTTCGGCCCGATGCTGAGCTACTTCTCCGAGCTGTTCGGCGCCGCGCACCGCTACACCGGGGTCGGCATCGGCTACCAGCTCGGCGCGGTGCTCGGCGGCGGCTTCTCCCCGTTGATCGCCACCGCGCTGCTGAAGGCCGGGGGCGGGTCGATGGCGGTGGCCGCCTACGTCGGGGCGGCGTCGTTGATCAGCGTCGGCTGCCTGCTCGCCCTGCCGGAGACCGTGCGTCGCGCGTGA